In Haloarcula salinisoli, one genomic interval encodes:
- a CDS encoding DUF6517 family protein, translated as MRRIILTAVVALLVVSSGCVGLITGETVEFEANDASVEDAEVDSTDYTLNNSSERSITRDVSFLGQERTIRIVNQLNRHTKNGTLAEATGNETLALAVERDRVDATNVPDLAQFVVVSSPGAKVLGQTLNPAASWSNERILEQVADQTGKLNNLDKEETRTAESLGEDRNVSEFSATTNMKGKEVDVRAHVVSYEHEGDVIIAVGVHPEAMDEEDNVDELLEGIEHSGD; from the coding sequence ATGCGACGTATCATTCTGACAGCTGTGGTAGCGCTGTTAGTTGTCTCCTCGGGCTGTGTGGGACTAATTACGGGCGAGACTGTGGAGTTCGAGGCCAACGATGCGTCGGTCGAGGACGCCGAAGTGGACTCGACCGACTACACGCTGAACAATTCTTCCGAACGCTCGATTACCCGGGACGTCAGCTTCCTGGGTCAGGAGCGGACCATCCGCATCGTGAATCAGCTGAACCGGCACACGAAAAACGGGACACTGGCCGAAGCGACGGGCAACGAGACGCTGGCCCTGGCCGTCGAGCGCGACCGAGTCGATGCGACGAACGTCCCGGATCTCGCACAGTTCGTCGTGGTCTCCTCACCGGGGGCGAAAGTGCTCGGTCAGACGCTCAACCCAGCGGCGAGCTGGTCCAACGAACGCATCCTCGAGCAGGTCGCTGACCAGACCGGGAAGCTGAACAACCTCGATAAAGAGGAGACGCGGACGGCAGAGTCACTTGGTGAGGACCGAAACGTCAGTGAGTTCAGCGCGACGACCAACATGAAGGGCAAGGAGGTCGACGTGCGGGCCCACGTCGTCAGCTACGAACACGAGGGTGACGTCATCATCGCCGTCGGGGTCCACCCCGAGGCGATGGACGAGGAGGATAACGTCGACGAGCTGCTCGAGGGTATCGAGCACAGCGGCGACTAA